The following proteins come from a genomic window of Larimichthys crocea isolate SSNF chromosome III, L_crocea_2.0, whole genome shotgun sequence:
- the LOC104924115 gene encoding protein sprouty homolog 3 produces the protein MDPAHSFRVEMNELDLHQVPVLSLEQIRAIRASNDYVERPVALEPASQSGFFYAHDDHYSHGVNPGHPLPRSQSQQQHAHLSRLSRSSTLSSSVSRTSATSDQRLLAGLTPSHSGLDPVNRSQPKGELKHDASFGKILTEDEAELGPHSFICERCGRCKCQECCAPRRLPSCWACGQRCLCSVESAVEYGTCLCCVKGLFYHCSAQDDEDNCADRPCSCAPAHACARWSTMGLLALCLPCLCCYPPARLCLALCQCAHDRATRPGCRCNNTNTVCRKISTSNPNPHPSLRSKALEKPL, from the coding sequence ATGGACCCTGCTCATTCCTTCAGGGTGGAGATGAACGAGCTGGACCTCCACCAGGTTCCAGTGCTGTCGCTCGAACAGATACGTGCCATCCGGGCCAGCAATGACTATGTGGAGAGGCCCGTGGCGCTGGAACCGGCATCCCAGTCTGGATTTTTCTATGCCCATGATGACCATTACTCTCATGGAGTAAACCCTGGCCATCCCCTTCCTCGCAGCCAAAGTCAACAGCAGCATGCTCACCTGTCCCGCCTGAGCCGTTCCAGTACCTTAAGCTCTTCCGTGTCTCGGACCAGTGCAACTTCAGACCAGCGGCTACTGGCAGGTTTGACACCATCTCACTCTGGCCTAGATCCAGTGAACCGTTCTCAGCCTAAAGGAGAACTAAAGCATGATGCTTCTTTTGGTAAAATCCTGACAGAGGACGAGGCTGAGCTGGGCCCTCATTCGTTCATCTGTGAGCGGTGTGGTCGCTGTAAGTGCCAAGAGTGCTGTGCCCCCCGTCGCCTGCCTTCCTGTTGGGCTTGCGGACAGCGGTGTCTGTGCTCCGTGGAAAGCGCTGTGGAGTATGGCACCTGCTTGTGCTGTGTTAAAGGCCTGTTCTACCACTGCTCCGCCCAGGATGATGAGGATAACTGTGCTGACCGGCCATGCTCCTGTGCTCCAGCCCACGCCTGTGCCCGCTGGAGCACCATGGGGCTGCTGGCACTCTGCCTGCCCTGCCTCTGCTGCTACCCCCCTGCCAGGCTGTGCCTTGCCCTGTGCCAGTGTGCTCACGACCGTGCCACACGACCCGGCTGCAGGTgcaacaacaccaacactgtGTGCCGCAAGATTTCCACCTCCAACCCTAACCCTCATCCCTCGCTCCGTAGCAAGGCCCTGGAGAAGCCGTTATGA